From Malaya genurostris strain Urasoe2022 chromosome 2, Malgen_1.1, whole genome shotgun sequence:
CCTCAACGGAACCGAAACAAATTCCGGATCTCGATATTTGACTACATATcatcttaaaaaatcaaaaaatattaCGCGAactaaaagaaaattaattttttaacattttcaaataAACAGTTCTTGTAACAGATCCTAAAAttctaccacagactaacagacatgacagtatgagtaaattctaataaaaattatttttcgtgatacactagttccacctatattgtactgcgcgaactatttactatctgtacaccccttgtgttatgtaaaagtttttttactagttggtttcccctcgtttgtcaacaccgatcagctgcttgcagggatgcctgatttcatcaatatatttgaaaatgaatcgtcacaatgatttattggattacgttgataatatatttaactttttcttgatgttggagggtaaccatttattcgactcaaatttgttcatctagactattttttattgtgttggtagttttcacccgaaattaagtggcggcagaccagaagcaagtaaatattgtaacaaaacgggttcgattttttattgagttggaggatgagaagtaggcgcaattatgtatatagtttaggcaatatcaaagataaactcaagatagagtagtctgcgatttcttaggtatcatttgaataggacccctcgatgagctcggttcactgtcaatttgagtattttgaagcaaaacaacaagtgtctgatcactagatgcgtcttaagtatgacaatgattgtttatgtttggaaaaatatcaagttacagtatgaacgatattgagaaatttcgctttatatcagtgattcttagaataagaaagtgaaaactacttagaaccattgtctagaatttatttagtttgttatagcctcatcccatgaagcatcagttgtggcaagaaatcattatatgctgaatgtaaacatatgtgtgcttcctttctaacttgtattgtttccatggcattttgtcggaactagtcgacgcttgttaacggagggtcaataaaattatattattactgaaccaactggttcacgattactgacccaacatttttcaatgaaacgtatggaacattgtaatcttcagtttatctttggcaatatgtattaaatctgtatcctgcatgaaattcgcatggacgtatacaaatcaatacattacaggtaattctgtatgaatggcaactctgttggtaaatgaaaaaaataaagacagtctagatgacagacatgatgtttttgatagggtaacgtggcgccatcatgacacatgtgagtactgtcccaaataatggaatattcgaaatgaccgttaaaatgattgaagaatcaaatttgagtgtcctgtctgttagtctgtgattctacagcataattgaaattatatgaGTTCCCCATAAGAGCTTGTGTAAAATTCATTCGTCATCCTAAGAaaggttcaaataatgaaacttagatGGCGCGTCATGCGGTAGATTTCCAATTAAAAACGACATTacttttagtaatgacacttttaatggtcgtgtaagggccgctttatgAAACTCTTACTTGCTTTTTCCTCAGTGTGTCCAATTAGAACagagaagaaaagaaaaaggAATGGTGATTGATATACAAATATTGTGAAGTAGGTAGCGGTTTTGCGCATGAACGCATTTGTGCTAGTTTTCGAATTACTTGGCATCGATGGAGTTTAAACGATCTATGTATTGCATAAATGTGTTCAGAAGGCATACCAACTACTCGTAATGGacgctaaaaaacaaattgactCGACTGGTTGTCGTGTGGATAGCAATATTATCTGGTGGATATGTTCGACCATTTGTTTGCCATTTACATTGCCTCATGTGATTTTAAAAATCATTGAGATTATCAAGGAATGGCGTTTTCGAGAATGTCTACCAGGAAAGGTTTGGAATTTGTCTTATTACAGGAAGTCTACGattatgtttttatttatttataggtAGTTGTTATCACCGGTGCAAGCTCTGGTTTGGGAGAGGCCCTTGCTCATGTTTTTTTCTTAGCTGGGTGTAAAGTTGTATTATGTGCCAGACGTAAGGATGAATTAGATCGTGTGCGTAGGGATTTACTGGAACTTTACACGGTAagttttgttgtctcattcattACAAGAGTCTTATTAATGACGTACGCAAACATATGTAAGACACATGATACCTCGAAATGTTTCGAAATTGTGTTGTACAGATTAACCAGTAAAGTTGTCAGGGTTAATGTTAACACGTTATaagtattttgtttcaattttgcaGACAGTTGTAACACATTCGCCAGTAGTCATTCCATTGGATCTCTCGGATATCCAATCTCTCCCGAGAAAGGTGAAAGAAATATTAGGAATCCACGGTCATATTGATATAATGATCAACAATGGTGGTATTAGCGTTCGGTCAGATTGTCTTACTACAGCTTTGGATGTTGACATCAAGGTGATGCTGGTCAACTATTTTGGCACGGTAGCATTAACAAAGGCCTGTCTACCTTCAATGATTCAGCGTAAAGAAGGAAGAATTGTGTGCATTTCTAGTGTTCAGGGAAAATTTAGCATCCCGCATAGGTCGGCGTATGGCGCTTCTAAGCACgctttgcaagcattttgtgaCAGTTTACGCGCTGAGATGACTGAGCACAACGTCAAAGTGACTTTGATTTCCCCTAGCTACATAAGAACTGATCTGTCTGTTAATGCTCTCACTGGCTCGGGAGATCAATATGGAAGtaagtttatgaaaaaattattagaaacaaagtttaatttgcactactttTAGAAATGGACTTAACTACCGCTTCTGGTGCGGAACCTGAAAAAGTGGCTATGCGTATTCTGAAAGCGGTTATGCGCGATGAGAAAGATGTAACTATTTCTCAAATTGCACCAAAAATAGCTTATTGGATTCGTCATTTATGTCCAGCATTATATTTTTGGATAATGGCTAGACGCGctaaaaaaatgagttcttgtATCAATACTAAGGTGAATAAACCTTAAAAAATACTGTGCCAAAGATATTTTGTGATGAATAAATTAAACTAGAAAATTTATTTCGGCGAATAAATTATGTAGCAAAGAATAGTGATGTAATATTTATACATCGATTACACAATAATAGATTGTATGTTATTCATTTTTTGTATACATATTCATAAGCACATACATTtggtatacatacacacatttttCTATTGATGATTACTCTATTGTATATCGTATCACatatttctaaataaataaatcattcaCTGTCCTGAAAGAGTATCATGTATCAAGTTATCATTCAATACGTAACATTACCGATGACGCAGTTTTAGCGCATTTCAAGCTACGATTAGAATAGCCAGTTTTTCTGCATAAACTTGTGCAGTATGACAGTAACAATAATGTAATTGGtttgcagttgactgcaaacaGTTAAAATATGCGTGACTGTCGGTCTGTGTACAAATTATTTGCGACAATGTATACACAGCGTGATCATAATCGACAAACATACAATCAACGAGTGCACCAAAATTGCCAATATTTTCAGACAGGATTGTAAGtcagtaaatctgaaaaaatgtctgcaggttTCAATTTCTCtaaaaagtatgatacgctaaactgacatggcgagcaaaaaaacgtCGCggcagtttcaaaagtctgtaaatttggacGATAGTCCTCTGCAGAAATGGCATCTGTAATCATTTAATTACCAATGTAATATACCGAACTGAATCAACtctgactcaaaaatttatctggatttgtctgggtctactatctACAAGTAATTTTTGACCggacttcattttcagtgagcaaaaaaaagggctcaccaccagagatgccagatattttcaaagaaaatctttatctcatattaaaaatctgttttttttttatttatttttttatttttttttttaaataactatttattggaatatgagttaaaattaaattattaagatttaaattgagtgttcagccacaagtggtgacttttcagccctgttatatatatatatatatatatatatatatatatatatatatatatatatatatatatatatatatatatatatatatatatatatatatatatatatatatatatatatatatatatatatgatttggttattaccatgaagacatcatttgcttccgcaattctgagatttttgtgtagggaaaattctaaacctacttgtattgtgtaatggggaaaaggaacttatatactaacttactaactaatacagagagcgaatcgattcaattaaagattgcatcgatttttgtcggaatttgcttacaatattatgtgacattacatctaatggttctatatttgtgagtctgtgtaactcatttgtactaaacgagggaggacgcttcaaaatcattttcagaattttattctgaatcctttgaagcgttttcttactggtggaacaacagtttgaccaaattggtaccgcataaagcatggctggtctgaaaatttgtttataaattaacaatttgttttttagacagagcttagaatttctgtttataagaggatataaacatttaatatatttattacactttgcctggattccttcaatgtgatccttgaaagggagttttttgtcatacgttaaacctaagtatttagcttgatcagaccatgttaattccaagccattcaatttgagaatgtgattattgtttggtctaagaaaagaagctcttggcttgtgaggaaagataattgcgtttttgctgcatttggtttaattttccattttgacagataattactgaaaatatttaaacttctttgtaggcgactgcagatcactcttagatttctacctgtggctaacagacttgtgtcgtcacagaatagcgatttctgacaaccaacgggtagatttggaagatcagaagtgaaaatattatacaagattggagctacactcgaaccctgcggaacaccggctcgtacgggtagcaattcaggtttacaattctgatagctaacctgaagagtacgatcagttaaataattttgaatcattttgatcaaataaataggaaactggaaatcagacatttttgctattaaatctttgtgccaaacactgtcgaatgctttttctatgtctagaagagcaactccagtggataacccagaagatttatttgattttatcatgttcgttactctgacaagttgatgagtagttgaatgttcatgacgaaatccaaactgctctggtaaaaaaattgaattctcatttatatgagtcatcattctcaacaaaataattttttcaaaaagtttactgatagaagaaagtaagctaattgggcgataacttgatgtttctgctaggtttttatcaggttttaggataggaattactttagcgtttttccatctttttgggaagtaagctaatgaaaaacacttgttatcaattgctgtgtcgatgtccgcagaattttctaaaatagtttcatgatccacatgattttcaatgtgagatctgtaatccaaccaattagctctatgatagttgaaaatagaactaattggattaattatagcttcgttggaaagtctgaatgttacaggaagatgatctgagtcatgaTGATCTGAGTAATcgattcactacaaatgtgactttgatctgttagaaccagatcaattgtagacgggtttttcacggaagagaaacaagtaggattactgggatgaagaactgtaaagtaaccagctgagagttgattatgaagtattttaccattactgttattttgcctacaattccactggacatgcttagcatttaagtctcctattacgaaaaatttcggtcgatatcttgtaagtttttgcaaatcgcctttaaagaaatttaattgttcgccggtgcattggaatggcaaatatgctccagcgatgaaataaattccattaatggtttcaacttcgattcccaagctttcaataactttagtattgaaagaaggtaaaattcgatgtttaatttgccgttggacaaaaatggcaactccaccacccattccagtaaacctgtcaaatcgattaaCCACATagtgtggattacttttcaattttacatttggtttaagaaaagtttctgtcacaatggcaatatgaattttgtgaactttgagaaaattataaaattcatcttcactcgatttcaaagatcgagcattccaatttaaaatattcaaatttatttatttatttatttatttttattgtttgattCCATCTGACTGAAGTCTACATGAAATATTACCTAATATTATATCGATGAACTATTTTTAATCCGAGTTATGAATCGGCAAGATGGTTCTCCGAATTCGAAAAACTCTTCGACAGATGTAAAAGTGCGGATCATTGATGTAAACGGTTCGTAAAGTCCAAAGCTAGTACGATGGAAGCGAGGTACAAGTAAGGATCCATGACGCAGAGATCTGGATGGCACTCGGATGCATAACGATGACAATAGATTAGGGCAGTCGACTTCTCCATTCAAAAGCTTTGCAACAAATCCAGCCTGTTGGATACAACGACGTCGTTGAAGAGTTTCCATATTTAGCAGCTTGCAGCGAGAATCATACGGTGGAAGATTTATCGGGTCACGCCAAGGAAGGTATCGCAATGCATATCTGATGAACTTTCGTTGCACGTTTTCGATCCTTAGGCTCCAGGTCAATTgataaggatgccaaacaattgaAGCATTCTCCAGTATTGGCCGAACGAGAGAGCAGTAGAGAGCTTTTAAACAGTACGGATcagaaaaatgttttgataTCTTCGTGATAAACCCTAATTGTCGATTAGCTTTTGCAATTACTGCCGATCGATGCAAATTGAACGTAAGCTTTTGATCAAGTAGCACACCTAAATCGCTAAATTGGTGAGTTCTTTGCAGAATAACACTATCAATGACATAGTCGAATCTTATTGGCTGTTTGGAACGATGGTAGGACATAACCATACATTTTGAAATGCTCACGGTCAGCTTGTTTCGATGACACCAGTCGACGAATTGATCTAATATTGTTTGAAGGCAAACGCAGTCCTCAATAGATCGAACGATGAAATAAATCTTTAAATCATCGGCATACGCTAATTTACATCCAGGCCTCAAAATTCGTAAtatgtcgttgaaatacagaATGAATAGCAACGGACCTAGGttgcttccttggggtacaccggACGAGTTAGAGAAACTGGAGGATTTAGTTGAGCCAAGCTTAACACGTAGAGTTCTGCAAGTCAAGTATGATCTCAGCCAATTAGTTATACGCTCTGAAATCCCTAGTTTAGATAACTTTGCAAGCAGAATATCATGGTCAATTGTATCGAAAGCCGCTTTAAGATCCGTATAAATTACGTCCACTTGCGCTCCGTGTTCTAAGTgttctaaaaaagttgttgtgaattg
This genomic window contains:
- the LOC131432918 gene encoding dehydrogenase/reductase SDR family protein 7-like, whose product is MDAKKQIDSTGCRVDSNIIWWICSTICLPFTLPHVILKIIEIIKEWRFRECLPGKVVVITGASSGLGEALAHVFFLAGCKVVLCARRKDELDRVRRDLLELYTTVVTHSPVVIPLDLSDIQSLPRKVKEILGIHGHIDIMINNGGISVRSDCLTTALDVDIKVMLVNYFGTVALTKACLPSMIQRKEGRIVCISSVQGKFSIPHRSAYGASKHALQAFCDSLRAEMTEHNVKVTLISPSYIRTDLSVNALTGSGDQYGKMDLTTASGAEPEKVAMRILKAVMRDEKDVTISQIAPKIAYWIRHLCPALYFWIMARRAKKMSSCINTKVNKP